In the genome of Pelecanus crispus isolate bPelCri1 chromosome 17, bPelCri1.pri, whole genome shotgun sequence, one region contains:
- the CD34 gene encoding hematopoietic progenitor cell antigen CD34, whose product MLFLGSLKIMKWRQLFWIAFCVVELSAPGKASGSTTGTSTLMTSTTGTNGTNSTTATDAPSTPSSATLTPETSAADLLLASSPTSLGLSSKQTSPQPSQYPTQPPGTSSGPEHRSPGVPTTESPAPQPSTTAETPESTPALTSSPTTSEHPGDTAATTAPLHVGRDSPKPITCHSVKDVSDAEAICLQLNESYTCKHFLETKGSDLWSAICEESAHRTPSSCEIKLAKSEVDRDCMLLILVGDRGPATAVLQKSHWEKFGIKSLKEGSVRNHRDFSQKTLIALVTSGLMLAFLGLAGYFLMKRRSWSPAGERLAEDPYYTENGSQGNTMLMMPPQEQPELQEKPNLNGGTQENGTGQASSKNGHSARQHSPADTEM is encoded by the exons ATGCTGTTCTTgggaagtttaaaaataatgaagtggAGGCAGCTTTTCTGGATTGCGTTCTGTGTTGTGGAGTTGTCTG ccccaggcAAAGCTTCTGGAAGCACAACAGGCACCTCCACACTCATGACCTCAACCACGGGAACGAACGGCACCAACAGCACGACAGCCACCGACgcccccagcactcccagcagTGCCACGCTGACGCCAGAGACGTCCG CTGCAGACCTGCTCCTGGCATCCAGCCCCACCTCCCTGGGGCTCAGCAGCAAGCAGACAAGTCCGCAGCCCAGCCAATACCCCACGCAGCCGCCGGGCACCTCCTCGGGGCCAGAGCACAGGAGCCCAGGGGTCCCCACAACTGAGAGCCCAGCACCTCAACCCAGCACAACAGCAGAAACCCCGGAGTCCACGCCAGCTCTGACGAGCTCTCCGACCACCTCAGAGCATCCTGGCGACACAGCTGCCACCACCGCGCCACTGCACGTAGGCAGGGACAGCCCGAAG CCCATCACGTGCCACAGCGTCAAAGACGTGAGTGACGCTGAAGCCATCTGCTTGCAGCTCAACGAGTCCTACACTTGC aaacattttttagaGACGAAGGGATCGGACTTATGGAGTGCAATATGTGAAGAGAGCGCCCACCGCACTCCCTCCTCCTGCGAGATTAAGCTCGCCAAATCCGAGGTGGACCGTGACTGTATGCTGCTCATCCTCGTCGGTGACAGAG GTCCTGCTACAGCTGTTCTCCAGAAGTCTCACTGGGAAAAG tttggaaTAAAATCCCTTAAAGAGGGGAGTGTGAGGAACCACCGGGACTTTTCTCAGAAGACCCTGATCGCCTTGGTCACATCTGGACTCATGCTGGCGTTCCTGGGCTTGGCTGGATATTTCCTGATGAAGCGGCGGAGCTGGAGCCCGGCGGGCGAGAGGCTG GCTGAAGACCCATATTACACGGAAAACGGTAGCCAGGGAAACACGATGTTGATGATGCCCCCCCAAGAGCAACctgagctgcaggagaagcCAAACCTCAACGGCGGGACTCAGGAGAACGGGACCGGCCAAGCGTCCTCCAAAAACGGCCACTCAGCCAGGCAGCACAGCCCCGCCGACACCGAGATGTGA